The Megalobrama amblycephala isolate DHTTF-2021 linkage group LG8, ASM1881202v1, whole genome shotgun sequence region aataacaaaacacaaacaataaatcatttataaataacaaaatattatctACAGCAGATGAttctataaattataatattacatttcTATAAATTGCAGTACTAACTACAAATGAATACTATGTCCACCCTGTCATGTGTGTCCACCCTATCGAGTCTAAGTGGCTGACAGGGTGGACATTTTTAGCTTCAATTAGCATGTTAGCTTACAACAAACTGTGAATAGCTAGTCTGGTTGTTGAAGAGAATTTGGTATCTTTAAACttacatattttgaaaatattgtatTCTAATCACTTCCGGAATATTTTATGCCGACAGGGTGGATGTGTTAAGCTTTGGCAAAACAAGCAAGCAAACTCAAAGAAAGAAAATTTGTCAACTGGAAAGTCACCAACTTACTCACTTCAGCTGCTGAAATTCCCGCcactgaagagaaaaaaaatctgttgtcCTGAGTCACTAAAGGGGATGGCCTTTTCTTAAAAAGATTCAGATTCCCCAATTCGACAGGGTGGACAACCATTCAAGGGACATGAAAAAactcttcttttttattaaattaaaatattgttttcattACCAAATGATCAGTACACTCAAACTGAGTAATctcttatttgaaaaaaaattataggaaaacaaaaaattttaaattcatgatttGACTATATTTTACTCTCATTCAAATTTAATGAGAAGTGCATGGGACATAGCAAAATAACATGCATCCTCTTatacaaaactaaaaaaaaaatctagaaaaTGTATCTAAAGAGCCAAGTAATGCTTTTGTTATGAATATAAAAACTTAGCCTTACATCACACAACACTTAGCCTTACAATCACTTTGATAGTCTGCAAATGAGTTATTTATGTACAGTACATCAAAAGGCACCCTACAGTGATAATTACCCATCTGATGTTTTCGTTTTCATTTACATGTTTGTATCTATAGAATCTGCAGAAGAAGAGGTtcttttgtctcaagatgcacaccagtaatgttgatttttctaaggcacgtttatCAATGCTACTTAAACGTCTAAATTTAACTAAGGCCCACttctggcttaatctaagccctgtctgtgaaaccaggcctgtATTCAAAAGAATAGACTTGACAGCTTGATTGCAGCGTCATCAAAACAGATCTGCGGTCTGCGCGCGCAGTTTTTATTGACGTGTAGCGACATCTAGTGCTCGCGCTCTGTACTGCTTCATCTACATAAGTTGATGAGcagctttacacacacacacacacacacacacacacacacacacacacacacacacacacacacacacacacacacacacacacacacacacacacacacacacgcttcaACCATCTTTCTATCCACTTGCATAACGATGATGATCTGATGATGTTTCAAAATCAATAGCAGACAACAAATTTCAGCTAACTGTGTGTgggtttaaaataattttataatatatatatatatatattacattataacaTTTTGGTTAACCCTAATTGGTCTTATTCACTAGTACAGAAGATCCTGTACAGTCGATCGATCACACGATTGATTGGCGTCTGAACCTGTTTGCGCGTGCACAGAGATTCGGGAGCGCGCGTTCCTCAGCTGTGCTTAGTCACGCTGAGTTTCTGCTTTCtctgtgaaacacacacacgcttAAGTACACAATAACACacagtaacacacacacactgtcaccGAGAGCCGTTTCCGATGAGCTGTAAGTTTTTTAATGAGAGACTTTGTTTACTGTGTTTGTCTTTCTGCTGAGATTTAAACGAAATGATTCACacgatttttattttgtcactCTTAACAGCATTTGCGTGTGTTGATTTATTCAATTTGCTGATTGACAGTGTTTATGATGATAATTGCATGTTTCGTTATAAATAAGGATCAAATAATTGTGAAGTTTAATAATCTTGAGATATATTTGCAGGCTTTCGCAGTGTGGTGTTAAAAATCTTGAACAGGAATAATAACACTTTTACAGTACAATTGtcaccttaatttttttttcgtAGCATATTTATCAAGTGTTGAGGTTTGTTATCGTGTGGAAACTACAGTGTTTCGATTAATAATTTAAGCATACGGGACGTTTTGCACGAATCGTTTGAAAATCGACTTCTAATGTCAATGTACATTTCAGCGCAGTCGCGGCGCTGCTGCTGCTTTGTGTGATCGGCTTTGAGCTGCTGGACGACGGATAGAATTTAAACTCCAGTCCGGGGATTTCAGGCCTCTCACTGTTTACATGTTGAAATTTCAGACTTAAAGTGGCACTTTGGAATTTTAGCATTACTGAAAATATGTAAGAGAGGTTATCAGTAAAATATGAATTTAGATCCACCTTTATTTATGTGATCATTTGAATTTAAGTTTGATTGTGTTGACTGTGGATTAAAACAGATTAAACGCTTTCACTGTGAACAGTCTCGCTGAATAACCATAAAACGTTTAAATCTGTCCTGGTTTCTTAAACATTCTCTGCTGTTTGCCATTCATGCAGCAGATCTGTTATGCAGGTTTCTGTTACTATCACTGTGAGGACATTCATTGATATAATGCAATCCCTAGCCTCCCTAAAACCAAGTCTTAACCAAATCTTGATTGCTTGCTCTTCAACTCAGTGATTCATTGTGGATCAGTAAGTCTCTTCTGATGAGTCACTGACAGCAGAGACAAACTGTGCTGATAACCATTTATATAGTGTAATTGTGCGTCAGTAATAGACTTATTAACTTTTAAACAGGAAAAGAAAACCCTCCCCATATCTTTAGCTGTTCATGTCAGAGGTTGTACATGCAATCAAACTGCGGCGGGTTGGATCAAATTGGTCTGATGCCTGGTAAAAGCTCGTCAAATTAAACGGATCTCAATATGGACAGGTTGTGTCATGCCCTCATCTTCTTTTTAACGTTATATTTAAATGGAATATGAATCATTTATTGTTGGATTTAAGGACACATTCTCTTCAGTTGTTTGTTCTTTTGTACCTCAGTATGTTGAGAGGTGTTTGTTTTACTGCTAAGGTTGTTATTATGATTGTGCTGTTTCTTATTTTTCCAGATGTTTCAGATATttgctttaaaggtgctgtttgtaagtttttgactgttctaaagtataaaaataccatatgtttgcagatatttaggaaacatgctgagttcacatactcgtttctctgaaaaccattgctacagccagttatctactttgaaatgtgtgttccgtgtcggaatgtctgtttttgttttggtctgtgccgCTCGTTGCCAATTTACCTAATAGTATTTCGCCACCCCgagttgccagttggcggaaaacattcagcgaattgcagccatggaagccagtaaacaaactgggtcagaggtCGCAGATTCTACTcaacctaaaaagcctcagcatccatctaaaaatctctatgaatgggagcatattaaaatgcaatATCAACTCATCATAAATCAATACATCAACTAATCAACTTACAGTTTGTAAGTCTACTCGCCTTCCAATGTCAATTGAGCTCGCTCCTGTTGCATGTCCTCAAACTGGCAACCCGCGTGAGCGTcaagtctgaggaggagggggcagagcaaacaatattttgaatttggactgcagtacccatttcaaccactagctgtcattcttacatattgcacctttaaatctctgtttttttttcttctcaggaCTTCCAGTCACCAGTGATAACAGATCAGCACCATTAAACTCATAAAAGGAGTCTGAATGACACACATGTGACAGGTTTCCCATTGCACTGCATTCAGACGGGTCTCATTCTGACACAAAGACTGTAAGATACTTCACAGTCAAGGGACATCCGGCCCTCAGTTTCAGATGCTGCCTTTAGACTCATTTATCTACACCTTAAAGTCGAACCTTCACAGAAAGACAGTTTCACTTCACATGCTCTAGAAGTTTCTCTTCCACTTGAGGAACAGACACAAATATGTGAGCGACAGACCGGTTGGATTCTTCTCAGCTAACAGGAGCTCTTCCTAGTTCATAAATTCCCCCGCCAAATCAAACAGATTACGTATGAAATGGAGAAGTGTGACAGACCCAAACCATCAGGAGATTATAGACCTCTATAACCACACGTTTCACCTGAGTGACCCGTAAGACTGTGTGAAACTTGTCTGTCTCCCATTTGACGCCGTTCAACCTGCGCTGGCGAGCGAGGATGCGAGTGCCGGGCCGCGGCCGGTGAGGATGTACGCGGCGTCCGGGATGACGGAGTGCAAGGCGGAGGTCACGCCGTCAGAGCGTAATGGGCACCGCGTGTTCAGCTACACGCTGGAGAGCCACACGGCGGCCGCCTTCACCATCATGAACGAGctgcggctggagcggcagctGTGCGATGTCACACTGAGGGTCAAATACAACGAGCTAGAGGCCGTGGACTTCGTGGCTCATAAGGTGGTTTTGGCATCGTCGTCGCCGGTGTTTCGCGCCATGTTCACCAATGGGCTGAAGGAGTGTGGGATGGAAGTGGTGCCCATCGAGGGGATTCACCCCAAGGTATGAGCGTCTGAGATTGATGTCGTGGTGCTGCTAAGCCTGTCACGATCATGAGTTGTGTGCTGACGATTAATCGTCATACAAATCATTGCGATTAACAATAGAGCCCcacaattaaatgttaaaagattGCGATGTCAATTCAAACACCTACACGAtattattcctaaatgacaatgatttgcctatgtctattaaacctttgacaagtcCGATCACCTTCAGATCTGCATTCTGATCCAGAGAGAGCCGTTGtcatgaaacagcttcacaaacagtcttttcaaccactcCGTATCATTATTTCAGTCTTACAATAATTcagattatcacagaagtactgggataaaagttaatattttggatgtaaacactgatgtctgctgtagtgatcaaaatagagtaaatcactatttgaaagtaacttgacacttcaaatgaagattttatcaattacattgttacaccagtaggtggcgactagtgactgttaaaaaaaaatgtatttgtcattgaatcattcattcagaagtttttttcaaaaacgctgattcattcagtaatgaaacaagtgagattttttgagtcattgaataattcatttgactttttatctcacaattctgacttttttctcagaattgcgagatataaacccacaattgcaagttataaattGAGAATTTCgtgatattaagtcagaattgccgaTATTAAGTTAGAATtatgagttctaaagtcagaattgtgataactcaattctgagaaaaaaagttagaattgcgactttatatcgcaattctgactttataacttgcaattctgtgagataaaaagtcaattacctgtttgtttgttttttttatttagtggtggaaacaagcttccatagtattGTGATCTCTATTGTgatctcacacacatacattcagcAGCTAAATTTCAACCTTTGCCCGGTTAATTTAAAAGAGACCGccgtgttgttgtttttctctctctctctctcgcacacgCTCTCTCCCTAGCTCGCTCGAATTCATTCAAACAAATGGAATTCTAAAGCTAATAACTgtagataaaatatcaaacgcaaattacctttattttccaGTCTATATCCGTTCAGTCAGAATTCGCGCTGCAACAGGCTACATCCATGACACCAACTGCTGTTAACTTATCCATTCCGACAGGTAATCATGACCACCCAacgtgaaatatataaataattttaatagcacgGCCATTTAAAACCCGAGGTTCTGCTATGTGCATGTAAAACTATCAATGACAATCATTTTGGGGCAggaagtattgtaaacacagatatcagATACCAGTCGTGtctaaagtgaatgtaaacacgctggccaaaaaatcggatatggtcaatagatcggatctgtgcattaagacttgcagtgtaaatgcagcctaaTTCATTTAATCTAATGAAGTTATAATTGCGATTATATCAATTAGCCATGATCATCATACGATTAAGCAGTAATCGCGACAGGCCTATGTGATGCTCTTGTATCTGAGCTGCATCTTTTGTAAATGTGGCTGGTTGTTGTTTTCAGGTCATGGGGCGGCTCATTGAGTTCGCGTACACTGCGAGCATCTCTGTTGGTGAGAAGTGTGTGATTCACGTGATGAACGGGGCCGTCATGTACCAGATCGACAGCGTGGTGAAGGCCTGTTGCGATTTCCTCGTGCAGCAGCTCGACCCAAGCAACGCCATCGGCATCGCCAACTTTGCCGAGCAGATCAGCTGCACAGAGCTTCATCAGAAGGCCAGAGAATACATCTACATGAACTTCAGTCAGGTCAGTGACGCACACCTCGGagtagggctgcaacgattaatcgcgattaatcgtttgcaaaataaaagtctttgtttacgtaatatatatgtgtgtgtgttctgtgtataataattatgtatatataaatacacacacatacaggtataaagtttagaaatatatacatgtattatatatatatatatatatatatatatatatatatatatatatatatatatatatatatatatatatatatatatatatatattacatataaacataaatattttatatataaatacaacatttttcttaaatatatacatgaatgtgtgtgtatttatatatacataattattatacacagaacacacacatatatattacgtgcaaacagacttttattttgcaaacgattaatcgcgattaatcgttgcagccctaccTCTGAGTAAACCTGTATGACGGGAGTGTTCACCTTCTCTGCAGCATAGGACATTGAATCACCTGTACAAGAACCTGTGTCACAGTTTGCCATGAGTAGGGCTGCACTATTAATTAGAATAAAACCAAAATCGTGATACGGCTTAGTGCAACTGTCAAATCGCAAACATTGTgacttatttaaataaaaacatgggCTGTGTGTTAATTTACACATGAGCAGCTCATGATCTGCCTGTGTTTTTAGCGTCTCAGAGTTCACACCACAACAACTCCAACTGTATCTGCTCTGACTCGATTTAAGATGCATTTGAAAACGCAACATGTGCCAGCCATCTTCACAAACTCAACAAAAGAGAAGCTTTAAAGGCTTACTGTGGTTTTCTGTCAAAATACATTTGATGGtttaatttttgaaaataaagaaattaagacagccataaataaataatataatttttgttattttttttcttcaatactAAATCTTTTTATCGTGAATAATATTGCAAtgctaatatttattttttactatgTTTTTATCTAGAAATcatttagtaataataatatttattattattattattactttattgccatattgaaatataaTCACAAATTGCACAACCCTACACATTAGTACAAGCACTTTCTGATCCTATTTAGGGCTGCCCtcaactaaagatttttctagttgACTAGTAGTCGTttatttaagccattagtcacACGTTTCACATGTTAATCACacgtttatattaatttaattacttaaatatatgcTGGGGCGGAATATATGCCTACTCCACACTCAAGCACACACATAAATCTTAAAAAGTAATGGCTTTgaatgtgtcagaaaaaaaaagcaaggagacattttaattgtttattaataaactatttttttctgagtGTCGGCTCACTCGGCTGCAAAGTTGTTGATGCGGACTCATCAtcagttgtcaaaagtactgacttcggtactgaaatgtttttaaaatgtgacgctttgagtgctgttgagtggattcgtaaacaattctgattggccattgttttGATGCAcacatcagatatgtctgtgattggcttcaatgatcaacactGTAAAAACGTAGTAAAAAGTCATCATTgcgctcttcaccgagcgcttacatagatacacacgggaggatttgaaagcaggcgtctatcgcggaccagtccgctgatagacgcctgctttcaagtGCTCGCACTTTTAAAACGCTTTTAAATTCAAACTCTTCCGTGTGCTTTtctcattgaagccaatcacagacatatccagTGAGCAcatcaacacaatggccaatcagaggctaACCTCTTCATACACTGCCCTCCAGTTTTGAAACGCCCttgaaaagtggggttttggacagtATTGGCaagaatcctttttaatttgtgataattttgcactgataaggaaACATACTACgaaaacttattttattacataaacagtttatacatagaaaaaaacttagattttccattcatcaaaatatccaccattagcagctatctgacctaaactgggttctaattggttcattgcattctaaacttaattggcaatcaatagacctctttggagcagacgtcacaattacgtcacttgcagctgcgcgcgcatagtggttgcagaaaaatagcggtagcaattggaggaaaatgtgcaaaatccacagaataagagaaaaacgttttgttgtgcctctggatgttggaatcagaatgcaaaaaaatatagtcttcatttttaaagaaaaccatcgttgaaaacgtcctttgaagctaaatggagacgtttcacagactgcactgatgacacctgcaaggattagtctactattaaagcaggaatttgatgtaaacagtaagtctacatattattacaatattcacatatgcagttcagaggacatacatacatagcagttacagcatgaaataatatttaaacctataacattttacatagataacttttaaacatagtctataaaatttttatttcacaattctgactttttttcttgcatttgcgtgtttatgactcccagttcggccattataactcgcaattgtgagtttatttcacaattctgaggggaaaaaagtcagaattgcgggataaattgcaattcagaaaacgaGTATAACGAGTTACAGGATAACgagcatatctcacaattctgtttttctttgtaagaaatgtgagatataaactcaggtttgcgagaaataaaagtcagaattgtgagatataaactcgaaattaacttttttttattcttttatttcgtggcttccatagactgctactgctcaactgtcattttctgcaaccaggtaggctccgcccataaaaaacgtcatcgctgtttgcaaacaccaaattggtctattgttgaagctattaaggtgtgctgacccaaaactCTTTTACAAACCtcggccaagtttaaaccagtagccaggcatcacagctggcaaaggggcttGTCTggctttgacatgtatatattgccattattatgtaatcaaaatgaaaattattattgctggtcttcaatgataatgtcaagttactttaatgtatttgcagcAAAAAattataaggatttatgctgatatcgtccaaaaccacactttgccaggggtgtttccaaacttttggagggcagtgtatttTAGTGAGTTTTTTTCTATCGGTTCAGTCTAGTTTTCACAGGAACAGCTCACACTTTCACATGCTTTTCCATTCTTCTGGTACGTTTGCTGTTCAGGAACAATAATATCTGTCCTGCTTCCTCATAACGTCACTGTGGAACAAGTTTCTGATCTCTGATGTGTTATTGTGGATGGTTATGTTCATTTTCCATCAAGTATCAGATATTGGAACAAGTAATTTCTACAGTTTAGTTTCAGTAATTGATATTTTTAGGAAGAGGAAGTTTTGAGTTCTCACAGGATGTTTCATAGTACAGTAAACTCTAATCTCAAATTATCAAAGAGAACTTGATTCCTCATCATGGTGTTCACAGAGTAGTGAACATTCTGTCACCATTCACACTCATGTTGTTATGTAAGTGAACTGTCTATTTAAAGgtccgttcacaccaagaatggtAACTATAttagcaggatggattctgattatctgtcaatgtttttatcatttgtcagatgaaaaaaaaaaaaaaaaaaagattctgaaAGAGATTCCAACAACttgtttctctgtgccgttatcaatatagttgtggtgtggactctgctaatCTTTTAGAGCAACTTTTAGAACTGTATCTGTATCGTTATTGTTATATTTAGCATCctttggtgtgaacgggccttaaatgattagttcacttaagaattaaaatttaccaataatttactcatccccacgtcatccaagatgtttatgtctttcttcagtcaaaaagaaattaaggtttttgaggaaaacatttccaggatttttctccatatagtggacttcactggggttcaacgggttgaaggtccaaattgcagtttcagtgcagcttcaaagggctatacacgatcccagacgaggaataagtgtcttatctagaaACGATtggtaattttctaaaaaaaaaaaaaaaatttatatactttttaagcacaaatgcttatcttgcactgctctgcaatatggcacacattacgtaatcatgttgcaAAGGTCACACATGACGTAAGTGGAAGTACTGATgtagtgtctacaaagcgaacatgcaaagattaagccaaatgcaagacaagcatttgtgcttaaaaagtatataaattttatttttttagaaaatgagcgatcgtttcgctagataagacacttattccttGACTGGGGTCATGTAAAgtactttgaagctgcactgaaactgcaattttgatCTTCAACCCATTGAACTCCAGTGAAGTGCACTGTATTGAGAAAAATCCTAAAATGTTTACCTcgaaaaccttaatttcttttggaagaaagaaagacatgaacatcttggatgacaagggggtgagtaaattatcaggaaattttaattctgaagtgaacaaaGTCTTCAAGGGAAGTAAATGTTTTGATACTGATCTGATGAGATGAATGCgcgtgtctctctctctcaggtggCTACGCAGGAGGAGTTCTTCAACCTTACTCAGTGCGAGCTGGTGACGCTGATCAGCCGCGATGAGCTGAACGTGCGCTGTGAGTCCGAGGTGTTTCGTGCGTGCGTGGAGTGGGTTCAGTACGACCGCGAGAACCGCCGGCCATTTGTGCAGGCGCTACTGCAGGCCATCCGCTGCCACTCACTCACACCGAACTTCCTGCGGCGGCAGCTCGAGCACTTCGAGTGGGACGCTCAGAGTAAAGATTACCTGTCCCAGATCTTCCAGGATCTCACGCTGCACAAGCCCACCAAAGTCATTCCCTGCCGGACGCCCAAAGTCCCACAGCTCATCTACACAGCCGGCGGATATTTCCGCCAGTCGCTCAGCTACCTGGAAGCATTTAACCCCTGCACTGGTGCGTGGCTGCGATTGGCCGATCTGCAGACACCCCGCAGCGGGCTGGCAGCGTGCGTCATCAGTGGTCTGCTGTACGCGGTGGGCGGGAGGAATAACGCTCCGGACGGCAACATGGACTCCAACACGCTGGACTGCTACAACCCGATGAA contains the following coding sequences:
- the keap1b gene encoding kelch-like ECH-associated protein 1B, translating into MYAASGMTECKAEVTPSERNGHRVFSYTLESHTAAAFTIMNELRLERQLCDVTLRVKYNELEAVDFVAHKVVLASSSPVFRAMFTNGLKECGMEVVPIEGIHPKVMGRLIEFAYTASISVGEKCVIHVMNGAVMYQIDSVVKACCDFLVQQLDPSNAIGIANFAEQISCTELHQKAREYIYMNFSQVATQEEFFNLTQCELVTLISRDELNVRCESEVFRACVEWVQYDRENRRPFVQALLQAIRCHSLTPNFLRRQLEHFEWDAQSKDYLSQIFQDLTLHKPTKVIPCRTPKVPQLIYTAGGYFRQSLSYLEAFNPCTGAWLRLADLQTPRSGLAACVISGLLYAVGGRNNAPDGNMDSNTLDCYNPMNNCWLPCAPMSVPRNRIGVGVIDGMIYAVGGSHGCVHHNSVERYDPERDCWQLVAPMLTRRIGVGVAVINRLLYAVGGFDGTHRLSSAECYNPEKDEWRSVASMNTVRSGAGVCALGNYIYVMGGYDGTNQLNTVERYEVETDSWSFTSSMRHRRSALGVTAHHGRIYVLGGYDGNTFLDSVECFDPETDTWTEVTNMTSGRSGVGVAVTMEPCQKGLSPCQKH